The stretch of DNA GGGCGCTGAGGGGGCGCCCAACGCAGTGCACCTCACAGTCCCAGGGTTCGGGACTGCCCGCCACCGCGCGGTCACCGACGGCAGAATAGGACCCATGCCGATACCCAGCCGTGCCGCGCTTGTCGATCACCTCGTACGCTCCCGCATCGCGGGCGACGTCGCCACGCCCCGCGAGAACAACCTCAGCCACTACAGGAAGCTCGCGAACGGCGACCGTCACTACTGGCTCGGTCTGGAGCTCGGCGACCGCTGGACCGACGAGCAGGACGTCCTCGCGGTGATGGCCGAGCGGTGCGGCGTGATCGACGACGCCGAGTTCCGGCACGGGCAGGACACCATCGACCCCGAGCTGACGGTCGACGCCCTGGAGCGGATGGCGGCGCGCCTTCGTAAGGCCGCGGCCGGCAAGGAGAGGGTCCTTTTCGCCACCGGCCACCCCGGAGGCCTGCTCGACGTGCACCGCGCGACGGCGGCCGCCCTGCGCGCGGCGGGCTGCGAGATCGTCGTCATCCCGGAGGGCCTCACCGCCGACGAGGGCATGGTCTTCCAGTTCGCGGACGTGGCGATGCTGGAGCGCGGCGCGACGCTGTGGCACACGCACTCCCCCGAGCCGATGAACGCGATCCTGGACGGCCTGGAGCGCGAGGGGCGCCCGCTGCCGAACCTGGTCGTCGCCGACCACGGCTGGGCAGGGCGTGCGGGCCAGCGCGGCATCGACTCCGTGGGATACGCGGACTGCAACGACCCCGCGCTGTTCATCGGCGAGGCCGAAGGCACCGTGCAGGTGACGGTCCCGCTGGACGACCACGTCACGAGCCCGCGCTTCTACGACCCGTTGACGGCCTACCTGCTGGACGCGGCGGGGCTGACCCCCGAGTCCTGAGCGGGGCCCGGCGTCGGGTCCAGGTACACCCGTCTGACCGCCGGGAACCGCTCCTGAACACGGTGCGCCATCCGGTCGCAGGCCTGCTCGATGTCCCCGGCCGTGGACATGTCCCGGAAGTCGACCTTGGCGGCGACGAGGGCCTCCCTGGGCCCTTGGAGGAGCGTGGTCAGCTCCAGTACGTCCACGACGTGCGGGTCGGCGAGCAGTTCGGCCCGCACCGCGGCACGCATCTGCGCGGGCAGCGGACGCCCGATGAGCAGCTCCGAGTTGGCGTGCCCGAGGACCCAGGCGACGTACACAAGAAGGACGCCGATGCACAGCGAGGCGACACCGTCCCACACACCGGAGCCGGTGAGCTGCCCGCCGAGCAGCCCGGCCGCGGCGAGCACCAGGCCGACGAGCGCCGCCGAGTCCTCCATCACGACGGCCTTCACCGCGGTGTCGGGGGTGTGCCTCAGGTAGCGCTTGATGTGCACCCCGAAGCGGTCCGCCTCACCGCTCGCCTGCTTGAGCCCCGTCCGCAGCGAGTAGCCCTCCAGGAGGAAGGCGATTCCCAGGACGATGTACGAGACGAGCGGGTCGCCGGGGTCCTGGCCGTGCGTGAGGGTGTGGATGCCGTCGTAGACCGCGAACACGCCACCGCCCACGAAGGTGGCGACGGAGGCGAGGAGCGCCCAGATGTAACGGGCCCCTCCGTAGCCGAGCGGATGGTCCTCGTCGGGGGGCCGCTCGCTGCTCCTGAGGGAGACGAGCAGCATCAGTTCGGTGACCGTGTCGGCCACCGAGTGCGCCGCTTCGGAGAGCATCGCGCTCGACCCGCTGATGACGCCGGCGACGGCCTTGGCGGCGGCGATCCCGAGATTGGCGACGGCGGCGACGATGACGGTGAAGGTGCTCTCGCCGCCGCCTTCTGACGGTTGCTCACTCATGTATCGGACGGTATGTCCGATCAGCGAGGAACGCGAAACGTCGGTCAGGCGGTCGGTCAGCGGGGGACGCGGACGACGCCCTCCTGAATCACCGTCACCGCGAGCTGCCCGTCCTGCGTCCAGATCCGGGCCTGGCCGAGGCCTCGTCCGCCGGACGCCGACGGCGACTCCTGGTCGTACAGGAGCCATTCGTCCGCCCTGAAGGGGCGGTGGAACCACATCGCGTGGTCGAGCGAGGCACCGACGACGTCACCGACCGCCCAGCCGCCGCGGCCGTGCGCGAGCAGCACCGAGTCGAGCAGCGTCATGTCGGAGACGTACGTGGCGAGGCAGACGTGCAGCAAAGACGCGTCGACACCGCTGTCGAGCTTGCCGTTCGTGCGGAACCACACCTGGGAGCGCGGCTCGCGCGGCTGCCCGACCGTGGCCCAGGGCGGCGCGTCCACGTAGCGCAGGTCGACGGCCGCGCGGGCCTCGATCAGGCGCTCGGCGACGTGCGCGGGCAGATGGCGCGGCAGCATCTCCGCGGCGGTCGGCAGCGTCTCCGGGTCGGGGGCCGACGGCATCCCCGTCTGGTGCTCCAGGCCCTCCTCGTACGTCTGGAAGGACGCGGAGAGGTGGAATATCGGCTGCCCGTGCTGGACGGCGACGACCCTGCGCGTGGTGAAGGAGCGGCCGTCCCGGATCCGGTCGACGGTGTAGACGATCGGCGCGCCCGGGTCCCCGGCACGCAGGAAGTACGCGTGCAGGGAGTGGGCGGGCCGCTCGGCGGGGACCGTGCGACCTGCCGCCACCAGCGCCTGGGCGGCCACCTGGCCGCCGAAGACGCGCGGGACGAGCGCCGAGCGGCTCACGCCCCGGAATATGTCCTCCTCGATCTGCTCCAGGTCGAGCAGATCGAGGAGGGACTCAAGTGCCTGGTTCATGAATGCAGTTCTACAGGGCGGTCTTCAGAGGGCAGTCTCTACAGGCCCATGTTCTTGGCGATGATCATCTTCATGACCTCGCTGGTGCCGCCGTAGATGCGGTTGACGCGGTTGTCCGCGTACAGGCGGGCGATGGGGTACTCGTTCATGAAGCCGTAGCCGCCGTGCAGCTGGAGGCACTTGTCGATGACGCGGTGCGCGACCTCGGTGTTGAACAGCTTCGCGGACGCGGCCTCGGCGGCGGTCAGCTCGCCCGCGTCCAGGGCCTCGAGGGCGCGGTCGGCGACGGCCTCGGCGGCGTCCACCTCGGCCTGGCAGGCGGCGAGCTCGAACTTGGTGTTCTGGAAGGAGGCGACCGTCTTGCCGAAGACGGTGCGGTCCTGCACGTACTCCTTGGCGAACCGGACGGCGGCCTTGGCCTGCGCGTACGCGCCGTAGGCGATGCCCCAGCGCTCGGAGGGGAGGTTGCTTCCGAGGTAGTAGAAGCCCTTGTTCTCCTCGCCGAGGAGGTCCTCTACGGGGACCTTGACGTCGACGAAGGCGAGCTCGGCGGTGTCGGAGGTCTTCAGGCCGAGCTTGTCGAGCTTGCGGCCGATGGAGTAGCCCTCGGACTTGGTGTCCACGGCGAAGAGGGAGATGCCGAAGCGGCGGTCCTCGGCGGTGGGCGCGGACGTACGCGCGCAGACGATCACGCGGTCGGCGTGCACGCCGCCGGTGATGAAGGTCTTGGAGCCGTTGAGGACGTAGTGCGTGCCGTCCTCGGAGAGCTTGGCGGTGGTCTTCATGCCCGCGAGGTCGGAGCCGGTGCCCGGCTCGGTCATCGCCAGGGCCCACATCTCCTCGGCGGAGACGAACTTCTCCAGGTACCGCTTCTTCTGCTCGTCGGTGCCGAGCGCCTTGATGTACGGCAGGGCGAGCAGGACGTGCACGCCGGAGCCGCCGAAGGTGACGCCCGCGCGGGCCGTCTCCTCGTACTGGATGGCCTCGAACTTGTGCGACTCGATGCCGGCGCCGCCGAACTCCTCGGGGACGCTGATGCCGAAGAGACCGAGCTCGGCGAGCTTGTAGTAGAACTCGCGCGGCACCTGACCCGCGGCGAACCACTCCTCGTGGACCGGGACGACCTCGGCCTCGATGAAGGCGCGCAGGGTCTCCCGGAACGCCTCGTGGTCCTCATTGAAAACGGTACGGCGCACGGAAAACTCCCTCTGCTACGACGGCCCCAGCGGCTCACTGTGGTCCAAGCACGGACTAAGCGCTTGCTCAGACAAACGTTACCCGCCGGTCACCGGACCGTCCAGAGAGAAGTCCTGTCGCTCCCGTCACGCCACCGCGGCCGCGAAGGCCCCGCGCGCGAGGCCGTGCAGCAGCTCCGCCATGGCGCCGCGACTGGGCAGCGCGTCGCGCCGGCTCAGGTGCGGCGTGGAGTTGAGCAGCCCGAAGACCGCGTGAACGGAGACGCGGGCCGCGTTCTCGGCGAGGTCCGGATAGACCTTGCGCACCACGTCGACCCAGATCTCCACGTACTGCCGCTGGAGCTGGCGGACCAGCTTGCGGTCGGTGTCCCTCAGGCGGTCGAGCTCGCGGTCGTGCAGGGTGATCAGGGAGCGGTCGTCGAGGGCGAAGTCGATGTGCCCCGCGATGAGCGCGTCGAGCACCTGCTGCGGCGACCCGTCCGCCTCGGCCACACACCGCTTGCCGCCTGTCAGGAGCTGCCCGCTGATGCCGACGAGCAGCTCGGCGAGCATCGCGTCCTTGCCCGCGAAGTGGCGGTAGAGACCGGGCCCGCTGATACCGACGGCGGCTCCTATCTCGTCCACTCCGACTCCGTGGAAGCCGCGCTCGGCGAAGAGCCGGGCGGCTTCCTTGAGGATCTGCTCGCGACGGGTGGGGGCGTCGGTTCTGGTGGCCATGGAATCAATTCTAGACAGGGCGGTTAGCGCTCGTTAACCTGATGGAAATGCGTTAACGCTCATTAACCGAGCAAGGGGGCTCGACTGATGCTGCAGGCACCAGTGCTGGCGAGCGCGGCTGATCCCGCGTCCGAAGCATGGCGGACGAACGAGGCGGCGCACACCGCCCTCGTCGACGACCTGCGGGCCAAGCTCGCGGCGGCCAGGCTCGGCGGCGGCGAGCGGGCCCGCGCCCGCCACGTCGCGCGCGGCAAGCTGCTGCCCCGCGACCGCGTGGACGCCCTGCTCGACCCCGGCTCGCCCTTCCTGGAGCTGGCACCGCTCGCGGCCGACGGTCTGTACGGCGGGGACGCCCCGGCCGCCGGAGTCATCGCCGGCATCGGCCGGGTCTCCGGGCGCACCTGCGTGATCGTCGCCAATGACGCCACCGTCAAGGGCGGGACGTACTACCCCATGACGGTGAAGAAGCATCTGCGCGCCCAGGAGGTCGCGCTGGAGAACCGCCTCCCCTGTCTGTATCTGGTGGACTCGGGCGGTGCCTTCCTGCCCATGCAGGACGACGTCTTCCCGGACCGCGAGCACTTCGGGCGGATCTTCTACAACCAGGCGCGGATGTCCGGCGCCGGCGTCCCGCAGATCGCGGCCGTGCTCGGCTCGTGCACGGCGGGCGGCGCGTACGTCCCCGCGATGAGCGACGAGGCGGTGATCGTCCGCAATCAGGGGACGATCTTCCTCGGCGGCCCGCCCCTGGTGAAGGCGGCGACCGGCGAGGTCGTGACGGCCGAGGAGCTGGGCGGCGGCGAGGTCCACTCCCGGGTCTCCGGGGTCACGGACCACCTCGCGGAGGACGACGCGCACGCGCTGCGGATCGTGCGGACGATCGTCTCCACGCTCCCCGAGCGCGGCGAACTCCCCTGGCCGGTCCGCACGGTCGAGGAGCCGAAGGCCGACCCTCTCGGGCTCTATGGGGCGGTGCCCACGGACTCCCGTACCCCCTATGACGTCCGCGAGGTCATCGCGCGCGTGGTCGACGGCTCGCGCTTCGCCGAGTTCAAGGCGGAGTACGGCCAGACGCTCGTCACCGGCTTCGCCCACCTGCACGGCCACCCGGTCGGCATCATCGCGAACAACGGCATCCTGTTCTCCGAATCCGCCCAGAAGGGCGCCCACTTCATCGAGCTGTGCGACCAGCGCGGCATCCCCCTCGTCTTCCTGCAGAACATCTCCGGATTCATGGTCGGCCGGGACTACGAGGCGGGCGGCATCGCCAAGCACGGCGCCAAGATGGTGACGGCGGTGGCCTGCACGCGCGTGCCGAAGCTGACGGTGGTGATCGGCGGTTCGTACGGCGCGGGGAACTACTCGATGTGCGGCCGTGCCTACTCCCCCCGCTTCCTGTGGATGTGGCCGAACGCCAAGATCTCCGTGATGGGCGGCGAGCAGGCCGCCTCGGTCCTCGCGACGGTCAAGCGCGACCAGTTGGAGGCGCGTGGCGAGGAGTGGTCGGCGCAGGACGAGGAGGCCTTCAAGGACCCGGTCCGCGCCCAGTACGAACAGCAGGGCAACGCCTATTACGCCACGGCCCGGCTGTGGGACGACGGCGTGATCGACCCCATGGAGACCCGGCAGGTCCTCGGCCTCGCCCTGACCGCGTGCGCCGAAGCTCCGCTGGGCGAGCCCGGCTTCGGCGTCTTCCGGATGTGAGGGGCGGACGATGAGCGACTTCCAGCTAGGGACCACACCGGGGAGAGGGACCATGTTCGACACCGTGCTCGTCGCAAACCGGGGCGAGATCGCGGTCCGCGTCATCCGCACCCTGCGGGCGCTCGGCGTGCGCTCGGTCGCCGTGTTCAGCGACGCGGACGCGGACGCCCGGCATGTGCGGGAGGCGGACACGGCCGTACGGCTCGGTCCGGCGCCCGCAGCCGAGAGCTATCTGTCGGCCGAGCGGCTCCTTGACGCGGCGGCCCGCAGCGGCGCCCAGGCGGTCCACCCGGGGTACGGCTTCCTCGCGGAGAACGCGCAGTTCGCGCAGGCCTGCGCGGACGCCGGCCTGGTCTTCATCGGACCGCCCGCCTCGGCGATCGACCTGATGGGCGACAAGATCCGCGCCAAGGAGACGGTCAAGGCGGCCGGGGTCCCGGTGGTCCCCGGTTCCTCGGGCAGCGGTCTGACGGATGCCCAACTGGCCGACGCGGCACGGAAGATCGGCATGCCGGTGCTGCTCAAGCCGTCGGCGGGCGGCGGCGGCAAGGGCATGCGGCTCGTGCGGGACGCCTCCCTGCTGGCGGACGAGATCGCCGCCGCGCGGCGCGAGGCGCGGTCCTCCTTCGGTGACGACACGCTCCTTGTGGAGCGGTGGATCGACCGCCCCCGGCACATCGAGATCCAGGTCCTCGCGGACGGCCACGGGAACGTGATCCACCTCGGCGAGCGCGAATGCTCGCTCCAGCGCCGCCACCAGAAGATCATCGAAGAGGCCCCCAGCGTCCTGCTCGACGAGGCCACGCGCGCGTCGATGGGCGAGGCGGCGGTCCAGGCGGCGCGCTCCTGCGGGTATGCGGGCGCGGGCACGGTGGAGTTCATCGTGCCGGGCAAGGACCCGGCGTCGTACTACTTCATGGAGATGAACACCCGGCTCCAGGTGGAGCACCCGGTGACGGAGCTCATCACCGGCATCGACCTGGTGGAGTGGCAGCTGCGGGTCGCCGCCGGCGAGGAACTCCCTTACGGGCAGCAGGACATCACGCTCACGGGCCACGCGATCGAAGCCCGCATCTGCGCCGAAGACCCGTCCCGCGGCTTCCTGCCGTCCGGCGGGACCGTCCTCGCGCTGCGCGAACCGCGGGGCGACGGCGTGCGGACCGACTCAGGTCTGAGCGAGGGCACGGAGATCGGGAGTCTGTACGACCCGATGCTGTCGAAGGTCATCGCGTACGGCCCCGACCGCCCGACCGCCCTGCGCAAGCTGCGGGCCGCCCTCGCGGAGACGGTCACCCTGGGGGTGCCGACCAACGCGGGCTTCCTGCGGCGCCTCCTCGCCCACCCGGCGGTGGTGTCCGGCGAGTTGGACACTGGCCTGGTGGAGCGCGAGGCGGACGGCCTCCTCCCCGAAGGGGTGCCCGACGAGGTGTACGAAGCCGCGGCAGCGATCCGCGCCGCCGCCCTGGAACCCACCGGTGACGGCTGGCGCGACCCGTTCTCGGAGCCGAAGGGCTGGCGCATCGGCGGCACCTCGGCCCCGCTGACGCACCACCTCCGCGTGCCGGGACACGAGCCCGTGGCGCACATCGCGGGCGCGGGCCCGCGCACCGTGGAGCCCGGCCGCGTCACGGTCCACGTGGACGGCCTCACCCACACCTTCCACCGCGCCGCCGACTGGCTCGGCCGGGACGGCGACGCCTGGCACGTCCAGGACCACGACCCCGTGGAGGCGAGCCTCACCGGCGCCGCCCACAGCGGGGCCGACGCCCTCACCGCCCCCATGCCCGGCACGGTCACGGTCGTCAAGGTCTCCACCGGCGACCGGGTGGCCCAGGGACAGAGCCTCCTCGTGGTGGAGGCCATGAAGATGGAGCACGTCATCTCCGCCCCGCACGCCGGCACCGTCAGCGAGCTCGACGTCGCACCGGGCACGACCGTCGCCATGGACCAGGTCCTGGCCGTGGTGATCCCCGACGAGGCCCCGCAGGAGGAGAAATGACGCTCCCCATGGCCGTCCCCGCCCAGGACCTCCCGCCCCGCGTCCGCATCTATGAGGTGGGCGCACGGGACGGCCTGCAGAACGAGAAAACGGTCGTCCCCACGGACGTCAAGGCGGAGTTCATCCGCCGCCTCGCCGCCGCGGGCCTCACGACCGTCGAGGCGACCAGCTTCGTGCACCCCAAGTGGGTGCCCCAACTGGCCGATTCCGAGCAGCTGTTCCCGCTCGTGCGGGACCTCGCGCAGGACGGCGGGGTGCAGCTCCCCGTCCTGGTGCCGAACGACCGGGGCCTCGACCGCGCCCTGGCCCTCGGCGCCCGCAGCATCGCCGTCTTCGTCAGCGCCACGGAGTCCTTCGCCAAGGCCAACCTCAACCGCACGATGGCCGAGGCACTGGCCATGTCGGAGCCGGTCGTGGCGCGCGCACGCGAGCAGAAGGCGCAGGTGCGGGGCTATCTCTCCATGTGCTTCGGCGACCCGTGGGAGGGCCCGGTGCCCATCGCCCAGGTCGTGCGCACCGCGAAGGCCCTCCGGGACATGGGCTGCGAGGAGCTGAGCCTCGGCGACACCATCGGCGTGGCCACACCGGGCCATGTCCTTGCCCTGCTCGCCGAGTTGAACGAACAGGGCGTGCCGACGGACCGCATCGGCGTGCACTTCCACGACACGTACGGCCAGGCACTCTCCAACACCCTCGCCGCCCTGCAGCACGGCGTGCGCACGGTCGACGCGTCGGCGGGCGGCCTCGGCGGCTGTCCGTACGCGAAGAGCGCCACCGGCAACCTGGCCACCGAAGACCTCGTATGGATGCTCGACGGCCTCGGCATCGAGACCGGCGTCGACCTCGGCCGGCTCACCGCCACCAGCGTGTGGATGGCCGAACAACTGGGCCGCCCCAGCCCGTCCCGCACCGTCCGTGCCCTGACAGGCACCTCCCACCAGGAGCAGTGAAGAACGATGGACCACCGTCTGTCCCCCGAGCACGAGGAACTCCGCCGCACCGTGGAGGAGTTCGCGCACGAGGTCGTCGCCCCGAAGATCGGCGACCTCTACGAACGGCACGAGTTCCCGTACGAGATCGTCCGTGAGATGGGCCGCATGGGCCTGTTCGGCCTGCCCTTCCCCGAGGAGTACGGCGGGATGGGCGGCGACTATCTCGCCCTCGGCATCGCGCTCGAAGAGCTGGCGCGGGTCGACTCCTCGGTGGCGATCACCCTGGAGGCGGGCGTCTCCCTCGGCGCCATGCCGATCCACCTCTTCGGCACGGAGGAGCAGAAGCGGGAGTGGCTGCCCCGGCTCTGTTCCGGTGAACTCCTGGGCGCCTTCGGCCTGACCGAGCCGGACGGCGGCTCGGACGCGGGCGGTACGCGCACGACCGCGGTGCGGGACGGCGACGAATGGGTGATCAACGGCTCCAAGTGCTTCATCACCAACTCCGGCACGGACATCACGGGCCTGGTCACGGTCACCGCCGTCACCGGCCGCAAGGCGGACGGCCGTCCGCTCATCTCCTCGATCATCGTGCCGTCCGGTACGCCCGGGTTCACGGTCGCGGCGCCGTACTCGAAGGTCGGCTGGAACGCATCGGACACACGCGAGCTGTCCTTCGCCGACGTACGGGTGCCGGTGGCGAACCTCCTCGGTGAAGAGGGCCGCGGCTATGCCCAGTTCCTGCGGATCCTCGACGAGGGCCGGGTCGCGATCTCCGCGCTCGCGACGGGCCTCGCGCAGGGCTGCGTGGACGAGTCCGTGAAGTACGCCAAGGAGCGGCACGCCTTCGGGAAGCCGATCGGGGCGAATCAGGCGATCCAGTTCAAGATCGCCGACATGGAGATGCGGGCGCACATGGCCCGGGTCGGGTGGCGGGACGCGGCGTCGCGGCTCGTCGGCGGCGAGTCCTTCAAGAAGGAGGCGGCGATCGCGAAGCTCTACTCCTCCACGGTCGCCGTCGACAACGCGCGCGAGGCCACACAGATCCACGGCGGGTACGGCTTCATGAACGAGTACCCCGTGGCGCGGATGTGGCGGGACTCCAAGATCCTGGAGATCGGCGAGGGCACCAGCGAGGTCCAGCGCATGCTGATCGCCCGGGAGCTGGGATTCGCGGGATAACCACGCCCGCACCGGGGAAGGCGACCGCAAGGGCCACTGGACATCAGCTTAGGTTAGGTTAACCTAAGCGCTAGTTCCGGCCAGTGGCCCCGCCGCCGTCCTCACGAAAGCAGTGATCTCATGCCCCACCCCCGCCTCCCCCAGACCTCCCGCCGCGGCATCCTCGCCGCCGGCGGAGCCCTCGGCCTCACGGCCCTGCTGGCAGCCTGCGGAGACGAGAAAAAGGGCGGCTCGGGCGCGGCCGACTCCGGGGACTCCGGCTCCTGGAGCTTCAAGGACGACCGCGGCAAGACCGCCAAGGCCAAGGGGACGCCGAAGAGCATCGTCGCCTTCACCGGCGTCGCCGCGGCACTCTTCGACTACGGCGTCGAGGTCAAGGGTGTGTTCGGCCCGACGAAGACCAAGGACGGCAAAGCGGACGTCCAGGCCGGCGACATGGACATCAGCAAGCTGACGGTCATCGGCAACGAATGGGGCCAGTTCAACATCGAGAAGTACGCGGGCCTGGCCCCCGACCTCCTCGTCTCCACGATGTTCGACGACGCGGGCACCCTTTGGTACGTCCCGGAGGAGAGCAAGGACAAGATCCTCAAGCTCGCCCCGAGCGTCGGCGTCTCCGTCTACGACCGCCAGATGACCCAGCCCCTCCAGCGTCTCCTCTCGCTCGCCGAGTCGCTCGGCGCGGACGTGAAGGCGGAGAAGGTCGTCAAGGCGAAGAAGCGCTTCGAGGCCGCCGCCGAGCGGCTGCGCAAGGTCGCCAAGGCGAACAAGGACATCAAGGTCATGGTCGGCTCGGCCAGCCAGGACATCTTCTACGTCTCCGGCACGAACCTCTCCGCCGACCTGGAGTACTTCAAGTCCCTCGGCGTGAACTTCGTGGAGCCGTCCGAGGCCGCCAAGAAGGAGAGCGGCGGCTGGTTCGAGAACCTGAGCTGGGAGAACGTCAACAAGCACGGCGCGGACGTCATCATGATGGACAACCGCACCTCCGCCCTGCAGCCCGACGCCCTGGACAAGTCCAAGCCGACCTGGGCGAAGCTGCCCGCGGTCAAGGCCGGACAGGTCATCCCCCGCGTCACCGAGCCCATTTACTCGTACGACAAGTGCGCCCCG from Streptomyces sp. BA2 encodes:
- a CDS encoding carboxyl transferase domain-containing protein → MLQAPVLASAADPASEAWRTNEAAHTALVDDLRAKLAAARLGGGERARARHVARGKLLPRDRVDALLDPGSPFLELAPLAADGLYGGDAPAAGVIAGIGRVSGRTCVIVANDATVKGGTYYPMTVKKHLRAQEVALENRLPCLYLVDSGGAFLPMQDDVFPDREHFGRIFYNQARMSGAGVPQIAAVLGSCTAGGAYVPAMSDEAVIVRNQGTIFLGGPPLVKAATGEVVTAEELGGGEVHSRVSGVTDHLAEDDAHALRIVRTIVSTLPERGELPWPVRTVEEPKADPLGLYGAVPTDSRTPYDVREVIARVVDGSRFAEFKAEYGQTLVTGFAHLHGHPVGIIANNGILFSESAQKGAHFIELCDQRGIPLVFLQNISGFMVGRDYEAGGIAKHGAKMVTAVACTRVPKLTVVIGGSYGAGNYSMCGRAYSPRFLWMWPNAKISVMGGEQAASVLATVKRDQLEARGEEWSAQDEEAFKDPVRAQYEQQGNAYYATARLWDDGVIDPMETRQVLGLALTACAEAPLGEPGFGVFRM
- a CDS encoding acyl-CoA dehydrogenase family protein; the protein is MRRTVFNEDHEAFRETLRAFIEAEVVPVHEEWFAAGQVPREFYYKLAELGLFGISVPEEFGGAGIESHKFEAIQYEETARAGVTFGGSGVHVLLALPYIKALGTDEQKKRYLEKFVSAEEMWALAMTEPGTGSDLAGMKTTAKLSEDGTHYVLNGSKTFITGGVHADRVIVCARTSAPTAEDRRFGISLFAVDTKSEGYSIGRKLDKLGLKTSDTAELAFVDVKVPVEDLLGEENKGFYYLGSNLPSERWGIAYGAYAQAKAAVRFAKEYVQDRTVFGKTVASFQNTKFELAACQAEVDAAEAVADRALEALDAGELTAAEAASAKLFNTEVAHRVIDKCLQLHGGYGFMNEYPIARLYADNRVNRIYGGTSEVMKMIIAKNMGL
- a CDS encoding acetyl-CoA carboxylase biotin carboxylase subunit yields the protein MFDTVLVANRGEIAVRVIRTLRALGVRSVAVFSDADADARHVREADTAVRLGPAPAAESYLSAERLLDAAARSGAQAVHPGYGFLAENAQFAQACADAGLVFIGPPASAIDLMGDKIRAKETVKAAGVPVVPGSSGSGLTDAQLADAARKIGMPVLLKPSAGGGGKGMRLVRDASLLADEIAAARREARSSFGDDTLLVERWIDRPRHIEIQVLADGHGNVIHLGERECSLQRRHQKIIEEAPSVLLDEATRASMGEAAVQAARSCGYAGAGTVEFIVPGKDPASYYFMEMNTRLQVEHPVTELITGIDLVEWQLRVAAGEELPYGQQDITLTGHAIEARICAEDPSRGFLPSGGTVLALREPRGDGVRTDSGLSEGTEIGSLYDPMLSKVIAYGPDRPTALRKLRAALAETVTLGVPTNAGFLRRLLAHPAVVSGELDTGLVEREADGLLPEGVPDEVYEAAAAIRAAALEPTGDGWRDPFSEPKGWRIGGTSAPLTHHLRVPGHEPVAHIAGAGPRTVEPGRVTVHVDGLTHTFHRAADWLGRDGDAWHVQDHDPVEASLTGAAHSGADALTAPMPGTVTVVKVSTGDRVAQGQSLLVVEAMKMEHVISAPHAGTVSELDVAPGTTVAMDQVLAVVIPDEAPQEEK
- a CDS encoding cation diffusion facilitator family transporter, encoding MSEQPSEGGGESTFTVIVAAVANLGIAAAKAVAGVISGSSAMLSEAAHSVADTVTELMLLVSLRSSERPPDEDHPLGYGGARYIWALLASVATFVGGGVFAVYDGIHTLTHGQDPGDPLVSYIVLGIAFLLEGYSLRTGLKQASGEADRFGVHIKRYLRHTPDTAVKAVVMEDSAALVGLVLAAAGLLGGQLTGSGVWDGVASLCIGVLLVYVAWVLGHANSELLIGRPLPAQMRAAVRAELLADPHVVDVLELTTLLQGPREALVAAKVDFRDMSTAGDIEQACDRMAHRVQERFPAVRRVYLDPTPGPAQDSGVSPAASSR
- a CDS encoding phosphatase, which codes for MPIPSRAALVDHLVRSRIAGDVATPRENNLSHYRKLANGDRHYWLGLELGDRWTDEQDVLAVMAERCGVIDDAEFRHGQDTIDPELTVDALERMAARLRKAAAGKERVLFATGHPGGLLDVHRATAAALRAAGCEIVVIPEGLTADEGMVFQFADVAMLERGATLWHTHSPEPMNAILDGLEREGRPLPNLVVADHGWAGRAGQRGIDSVGYADCNDPALFIGEAEGTVQVTVPLDDHVTSPRFYDPLTAYLLDAAGLTPES
- a CDS encoding acyl-CoA thioesterase; this translates as MNQALESLLDLLDLEQIEEDIFRGVSRSALVPRVFGGQVAAQALVAAGRTVPAERPAHSLHAYFLRAGDPGAPIVYTVDRIRDGRSFTTRRVVAVQHGQPIFHLSASFQTYEEGLEHQTGMPSAPDPETLPTAAEMLPRHLPAHVAERLIEARAAVDLRYVDAPPWATVGQPREPRSQVWFRTNGKLDSGVDASLLHVCLATYVSDMTLLDSVLLAHGRGGWAVGDVVGASLDHAMWFHRPFRADEWLLYDQESPSASGGRGLGQARIWTQDGQLAVTVIQEGVVRVPR
- a CDS encoding SACE_7040 family transcriptional regulator; translation: MATRTDAPTRREQILKEAARLFAERGFHGVGVDEIGAAVGISGPGLYRHFAGKDAMLAELLVGISGQLLTGGKRCVAEADGSPQQVLDALIAGHIDFALDDRSLITLHDRELDRLRDTDRKLVRQLQRQYVEIWVDVVRKVYPDLAENAARVSVHAVFGLLNSTPHLSRRDALPSRGAMAELLHGLARGAFAAAVA
- a CDS encoding acyl-CoA dehydrogenase family protein, which encodes MDHRLSPEHEELRRTVEEFAHEVVAPKIGDLYERHEFPYEIVREMGRMGLFGLPFPEEYGGMGGDYLALGIALEELARVDSSVAITLEAGVSLGAMPIHLFGTEEQKREWLPRLCSGELLGAFGLTEPDGGSDAGGTRTTAVRDGDEWVINGSKCFITNSGTDITGLVTVTAVTGRKADGRPLISSIIVPSGTPGFTVAAPYSKVGWNASDTRELSFADVRVPVANLLGEEGRGYAQFLRILDEGRVAISALATGLAQGCVDESVKYAKERHAFGKPIGANQAIQFKIADMEMRAHMARVGWRDAASRLVGGESFKKEAAIAKLYSSTVAVDNAREATQIHGGYGFMNEYPVARMWRDSKILEIGEGTSEVQRMLIARELGFAG
- a CDS encoding ABC transporter substrate-binding protein; its protein translation is MPHPRLPQTSRRGILAAGGALGLTALLAACGDEKKGGSGAADSGDSGSWSFKDDRGKTAKAKGTPKSIVAFTGVAAALFDYGVEVKGVFGPTKTKDGKADVQAGDMDISKLTVIGNEWGQFNIEKYAGLAPDLLVSTMFDDAGTLWYVPEESKDKILKLAPSVGVSVYDRQMTQPLQRLLSLAESLGADVKAEKVVKAKKRFEAAAERLRKVAKANKDIKVMVGSASQDIFYVSGTNLSADLEYFKSLGVNFVEPSEAAKKESGGWFENLSWENVNKHGADVIMMDNRTSALQPDALDKSKPTWAKLPAVKAGQVIPRVTEPIYSYDKCAPILEDLADAIEKAKKVS
- a CDS encoding hydroxymethylglutaryl-CoA lyase, translating into MTLPMAVPAQDLPPRVRIYEVGARDGLQNEKTVVPTDVKAEFIRRLAAAGLTTVEATSFVHPKWVPQLADSEQLFPLVRDLAQDGGVQLPVLVPNDRGLDRALALGARSIAVFVSATESFAKANLNRTMAEALAMSEPVVARAREQKAQVRGYLSMCFGDPWEGPVPIAQVVRTAKALRDMGCEELSLGDTIGVATPGHVLALLAELNEQGVPTDRIGVHFHDTYGQALSNTLAALQHGVRTVDASAGGLGGCPYAKSATGNLATEDLVWMLDGLGIETGVDLGRLTATSVWMAEQLGRPSPSRTVRALTGTSHQEQ